One window from the genome of Dermacentor silvarum isolate Dsil-2018 chromosome 7, BIME_Dsil_1.4, whole genome shotgun sequence encodes:
- the LOC119457567 gene encoding long-chain-fatty-acid--CoA ligase 4: MPPFAIEAFLGLIKALMATYDVVTLPVYIIFQKPWVCWIRKRACFAKPMIEGDPTSPYKRVKSSELEILEGVETLDELSRKVIQVYSRRPAIGTRPVLSCTEKKQSCGKVFKQLTLGDYEWLTYEEVDRKIGLTAHGLLSIGVRPRQCLAILAETRVEWFITAQACFRTNVPLVTLYATLSNEGIVSAINETEVTHLVTSEDLLPRVLNIVGRTPSLTHVVYMENAQSKSSLPSAQGLKVIPFQSLETLQTDCDTEQSPPARDDVAIIMYTSGSTGAPKGVMATHRNLMATVKAFGILCKNFGVGTTEDSYIAYLPLAHVLEISAETAMFSVGSRIGYSSPLTLTDKSPAIAPGCHGDSTLLKPTTVTCVPLVADRIRKAITEAIATKGPFFSAFFDYAVKYKNFWLEQGFDTPILNSLLFNKTRLALGGKSRFVVSGSAPLSSQTHRFMRACLGCHVVEGYGLTETTSAATVMEPGETSTGRVGAPLSGCYVRLVDWNEGRYSTSDKPNPRGEIVVGGDCVAKGYFKNEELTRELFREESGIRWFYTGDIGEIFPNGTLRIIDRKKDLVKLQHGEYVALARVESVLKACPLVDNALVYGSSLHTYVVALVTPNYDKLRGLARRLGKQDFATLKFLCEDVDVCKAAEESILKYARSSDLHKTEVPLKVKVCAEEWMPDSGLVTPTLKVCRKPLQRFYQSDIDAMYKTGEESKLRHV, encoded by the exons ATGCCTCCATTTGCGATAGAGGCATTCCTCGGCCTTATCAAAGCGTTGATGGCCACTTATGACGTCGTGACATTACCAGTCTACATCATATTCCAGAAGCCGTGGGTCTGCTGGATTCGGAAGCGCGCTTGCTTCGCCAAACCAATGATAGAAGGTGACCCGACGTCGCCATACAAACGCGTAAAAAGTTCAGAGTTGGAAATCCTCGAAGGCGTTGAAACCCTGGACGAGCTGAGCCGCAAGGTCATTCAGGTGTACTCTCGCCGGCCGGCCATTGGAACTCGACCTGTATTAAGCTGCACCGAAAAGAAGCAATCCTGCGGCAAGGTCTTCAAGCAGCTCACCCTGGGCGACTACGAATGGCTCACTTACGAAGAGGTAGACCGCAAGATCGGCCTGACGGCTCACGGCCTCCTGTCAATAGGCGTGAGGCCTCGCCAGTGCTTGGCCATCTTGGCTGAGACTCGCGTCGAATGGTTTATAACGGCGCAGGCTTGTTTCCGTACCAACGTCCCACTTGTTACTCTGTACGCGACGCTTAGCAACGAGGGGATAGTGAGCGCCATCAACGAGACCGAAGTGACGCACTTGGTCACGTCCGAGGATCTTCTGCCCCGCGTGTTGAACATCGTGGGAAGGACACCGTCGCTGACTCACGTCGTGTACATGGAGAACGCTCAGTCCAAGTCTTCATTGCCGTCAGCTCAAGGCCTGAAG GTTATTCCATTCCAAAGCCTCGAAACGCTGCAAACAGACTGTGACACAGAGCAAAGCCCACCTGCCCGGGACGACGTTGCCATCATCATGTACACTAGCGGCTCTACAGGCGCTCCAAAGGGAGTCATGGCCACGCACAGGAACCTTATGGCCACAGTGAAAGCCTTCGGCATCCTCTGCAAGAACTTCGGGGTTGGAACAACCGAAGACTCCTACATTGCCTACCTGCCTCTAGCCCACGTACTCGAGATCTCTGCCGAGACAGCTATGTTCAGCGTTGGTTCCCGAATAGGGTACTCTTCTCCGCTCACCCTCACCGACAAGTCCCCAGCGATTGCCCCGGGTTGCCATGGTGACTCGACCCTTCTTAAGCCAACAACGGTGACTTGCGTGCCTCTCGTAGCAGACCGAATACGCAAGGCGATTACCGAAGCTATCGCTACCAAGGGGCCCTTCTTCAGTGCCTTCTTCGACTACGCGGTCAAATATAAAAACTTCTGGCTGGAGCAAGGTTTCGACACTCCTATACTTAACAGTTTACTCTTCAACAAGACTCGCCTCGCGCTGGGAGGAAAATCAAGGTTCGTCGTGAGTGGGTCAGCGCCGCTGTCCAGCCAAACGCACAGGTTCATGCGAGCCTGCTTGGGCTGCCACGTCGTCGAGGGATACGGCCTCACCGAGACTACCTCCGCAGCCACCGTCATGGAACCCGGAGAAACGAGTACTGGTCGCGTCGGAGCGCCCCTTTCGGGTTGCTACGTTCGTCTGGTCGACTGGAATGAAGGCCGCTACAGCACGTCGGACAAGCCGAATCCACgtggtgagatcgtcgtgggaGGTGACTGCGTCGCCAAAGGCTATTTCAAGAACGAAGAACTGACGAGAGAGTTGTTCCGAGAGGAAAGTGGAATCCGCTGGTTCTACACGGGAGACATCGGCGAGATCTTCCCCAACGGCACGCTCAGGATCATCGACCGCAAGAAGGACCTCGTCAAACTTCAACATGGCGAATACGTTGCGCTCGCCCGCGTTGAATCCGTGCTCAAGGCCTGCCCGCTCGTAGACAATGCGCTTGTGTACGGGAGTTCCCTGCATACGTATGTTGTGGCTCTCGTAACGCCGAACTACGACAAACTCCGTGGGTTGGCTCGCCGTCTTGGCAAACAAGACTTCGCAactcttaaatttttgtgcgagGACGTCGACGTGTGCAAGGCAGCCGAGGAGTCCATCCTAAAGTACGCCAGGTCGAGCGACTTGCACAAGACTGAAGTGCCACTCAAGGTAAAAGTGTGCGCCGAGGAGTGGATGCCCGATTCGGGACTAGTGACGCCTACGCTCAAAGTTTGCAGAAAGCCACTGCAAAGATTCTACCAGAGTGACATTGACGCGATGTACAAGACGGGAGAGGAGAGTAAACTGCGCCACGTCTGA